The Oryzias latipes chromosome 4, ASM223467v1 genome includes a window with the following:
- the ncl gene encoding nucleolin, whose product MVKLAKPAKQQIQKKKAPPPPKQVEEESSDEDGSEEEEESPPPKVTKKATPAKATPAVKNGSQAKKAESDEDSEEESSEEEAPPPKKAPAKAKAPAKAAPVKAQESEEDDESEEEAPPPKKASKAVAKPAAKPPVKAKPAKESSEEEDDDEDDDSEEEAPPPKKATPAKPAPKAKAAAKAAPAKEESDDDDDEEDDSEEEAPPPKKATPAKPAPKAKAAAKAAPAKEESDDDDEDDDDSEEEMDTTPAAAATKGKKAGMVKAKEESEEEDDEDESEEDDEEEEGEEAPAKAAKRKADGKKEPVPAKKAKSDGEGFCLFVGNLNSNKDFDEIKASLRKFFSKNSLEIVDVRLGGSKKFGYVDFASEEDMNKAMELNGKKFMGQELKLDKARQKDNSQEGKKERDARTLFVKNLPFSATVDDLKELFEDAVDVRLPQGQNGSNRGIAYIEFKSEAVAEKMMEEAQGADVQGRSIILDFVGDKSQKGGRMSASGGVNKTLVVNNLAFSATEDVLQSTFEKAASIRIPQRDGRPKGFAFIEFENAEDAKEALENFNNTEIEGRSIRLEYSQSGGGRDGGRGNSGPTKTLFVKGLSEDTSDQTLRDSFEGAVGARIVTDRETGSSKGFGFVDFDNENDCKAAKEAMEDGEIDGSKVTLDYAKPKGEGGFRGGRGGGGGFGGRGGGFGGRGGFRGGRGGGRGGGGRGFSRGGGRGGFGGGRGGGFGAKPQGKKIKFDD is encoded by the exons ATGGTGAAGTTAGCTAAG CCTGCAAAGCAGCAAATTCAGAAGAAAAAggcccctccaccccctaaacAGGTAGAAGAAGAATCGAGTGATGAAGACGGCagtgaggaggaagaagag AGTCCACCACCTAAAGTCACAAAGAAAGCCACCCCAGCTAAAGCCACACCAGCTGTAAAAAATGGAAGCCAGgctaaaaaagcagaaagtgaCGAGGATTCAG AGGAAGAGTCTTCTGAAGAAGAGGCTCCACCCCCAAAGAAGGCACCTGCAAAGGCAAAAGCCCCCGCCAAGGCTGCCCCTGTTAAAGCACAAGAGTCTGAGGAGGATG aTGAGTCTGAAGAGGAGgccccaccccccaaaaaagccAGCAAGGCTGTTGCAAAGCCTGCTGCCAAGCCCCCAGTAAAGGCTAAGCCTGCAAAGGAGTCctcagaggaagaagatgacGATGAGGACGACGACTCAGAAGAAGAAGCTCCACCTCCAAAGAAGGCTACTCCTGCAAAACCAGCCCCCAAAGCCAAGGCAGCAGCTAAAGCAGCCCCAGCTAAAGAGGaatctgatgatgatgatgacgaggaGGACGATTCAGAAGAagaagctcctccccccaaAAAGGCTACTCCTGCAAAACCAGCCCCCAAAGCAAAGGCAGCAGCTAAAGCAGCCCCAGCTAAAGAGGaatctgatgatgatgatgaagatgatgatg ACTCTGAAGAAGAGATGGACACCACTCCCGCAGCAGCTGCTACAAAGGGAAAGAAAGCTGGAATGGTGAAGGCCAAAGAAGAatcagaggaggaagatgatgaggatgagtctgaagaggatgatgaagaggaagaggggGAAG AAGCCCCAGCTAAAGCTGCAAAGAGAAAGGCAGATGGAAAGAAAGAACCAGTTCCTGCTAAGAAAGCAAAGTCTGATGGAGAAG gcTTCTGCTTGTTTGTTGGAAACCTCAACTCCAACAAAGACTTTGACGAAATCAAAGCCTCGCTCAGAAAATTCTTCTCCAAAAACAGTCTAGAGATTGTTGATGTCCGGTTAGGAGGTTCCaa GAAATTTGGCTACGTTGACTTTGCCTCAGAGGAAGACATGAACAAGGCAATGGAGCTTAATGGCAAGAAATTCATGGGTCAAGAACTAAAGCTGGACAAGGCCCGTCAGAAAGATAACTcacaggaaggaaagaaag AGAGAGATGCGCGGAccctttttgttaaaaatcttCCGTTTTCTGCCACGGTTGATGACCTGAAGGAATTGTTTGAAGATGCGGTTGATGTCCGGTTACCTCAGGGACAAAACGGTTCAAATAGAGG CATTGCCTACATTGAATTCAAATCTGAAGCTGTCGCAGAGAAGATGATGGAGGAGGCCCAGGGAGCCGATGTGCAAGGGAGGTCCATCATTTTAGACTTTGTTGGAGATAAGAGCCAAAAAGGTGGCAGAATGTCAG CATCAGGAGGAGTCAACAAAACGTTGGTTGTAAATAATCTGGCCTTCAGTGCCACAGAAGATGTTCTACAGTCTACGTTTGAAAAAGCAGCTTCCATAAGGATTCCTCAAAGGGACGGCAGACCTAAAGG tTTTGCTTTTATAGAGTTTGAGAACGCAGAGGATGCCAAAGAAGCATTGGAAAACTTTAACAACACAGAGATCGAAGGCCGATCAATCCGTCTGGAGTACAGCCAGAGTGGCGGAGGGAGAGATGGAGGCAGAGGAAACTCGG GTCCAACAAAAACCCTCTTTGTCAAGGGGCTCTCAGAGGACACCTCAGATCAGACGCTTAGGGATTCCTTTGAGGGAGCTGTTGGAGCCAGGATAGTTACAGACAGAGAGACGGGGTCCTCCAAAGG CTTCGGCTTTGTGGATTTTGACaatgaaaatgactgcaaagcagcCAAGGAGGCCATGGAGGATGGAGAGATCGATGGCAGCAAGGTGACGTTGGACTACGCCAAGCCCAAGGGTGAAGGCGGCTTCCGCGGAGGaagaggcggcggtggcggcttTGGGGGCCGCGGTGGCGGCTTTGGGGGCCGCGGTGGCTTCAGGGGAGGCCgtggaggaggcagaggaggaggaggaaggggttTCAGCCGTGGTGGTGGACGTGGTGGTTTTGGAG GTGGAAGAGGTGGTGGATTTGGAGCAAAACCTCAGGGGAAGAAAATCAAGTTTGATGattaa